In Bacillus sp. Cs-700, one genomic interval encodes:
- a CDS encoding alpha-glucosidase, with protein MKRIWWKEAVGYQIYPRSFQDSNGDGIGDLQGVIQRLDYIKDLGIDVIWICPMYKSPNDDNGYDISDYQDIMEDFGTMQDFDLLLKEVHKRDMKLIIDLVLNHTSDEHQWFIESRSSKEDPKRDWYIWRDGKNGKEPNNWESIFGGSAWEYDQKTDQYFLHVFSTKQPDVNWENPDVREALYDTVNWWLDKGIDGFRIDAISHIKKRSGLPDMPNPKKEKYVSSFDMHMNQKGIQKFLQEFKDETYSKYDVMTVGEANGVSIDEADQWVDEKDGKMNMIFQFEHLGLWDAEEKPDLDIVSLKKVLTRWQKGLENKGWNALFVENHDKPRVVSTWGNDQEYWRESATSMGAMYFLMQGTPFIYQGQEIGMTNVQYPSIEDYDDVADKNRYRIQREAGVAHDAIMKVIWASSRDNSRTPMQWNADNNAGFSSGTPWLKVNPNYTDINVERQEADDHSILSFYKKMIELKKNNLVFTYGNYDLLLEDDPQIYAYTRTTADDKVLVLTNLSIEPAVFDSNLTLEMHQLLLNNYPVIEEVNDSIVLKPYEARVYRL; from the coding sequence ATGAAAAGAATCTGGTGGAAAGAAGCTGTAGGCTATCAAATTTATCCACGAAGCTTCCAGGATTCAAACGGTGATGGTATTGGTGACTTACAAGGCGTTATTCAGAGGTTAGATTATATTAAAGATCTTGGCATCGATGTGATTTGGATATGTCCAATGTACAAATCTCCTAACGATGATAATGGGTATGACATTTCTGATTACCAGGACATTATGGAAGATTTTGGAACAATGCAAGACTTTGATTTGTTGTTAAAAGAAGTTCACAAACGAGATATGAAATTGATCATTGATCTTGTTTTAAACCACACAAGTGATGAGCACCAGTGGTTTATTGAATCCCGTTCATCGAAAGAAGATCCGAAGCGTGATTGGTACATTTGGCGCGATGGAAAGAACGGTAAGGAGCCAAATAACTGGGAAAGTATTTTCGGAGGATCGGCATGGGAATATGATCAGAAAACAGATCAATATTTTCTCCACGTCTTCTCAACGAAACAGCCAGATGTGAACTGGGAAAATCCTGATGTTCGCGAAGCGCTGTATGACACGGTTAACTGGTGGCTTGATAAGGGAATCGATGGTTTCCGTATCGACGCCATCAGCCACATTAAGAAGCGTTCAGGGCTTCCTGATATGCCGAACCCTAAAAAAGAGAAGTATGTATCTTCATTTGATATGCATATGAACCAAAAGGGAATACAGAAGTTCCTTCAGGAATTTAAGGATGAAACGTATTCGAAGTACGATGTGATGACGGTTGGAGAAGCGAATGGTGTAAGCATTGATGAAGCTGATCAATGGGTAGATGAAAAAGACGGCAAAATGAACATGATTTTTCAATTCGAACATCTTGGATTATGGGATGCCGAGGAAAAACCTGATCTTGATATTGTCTCACTAAAAAAAGTGCTAACACGTTGGCAAAAGGGTCTTGAAAACAAAGGGTGGAATGCCTTGTTTGTTGAGAATCACGATAAGCCACGTGTCGTGTCAACATGGGGGAACGATCAGGAATATTGGAGAGAAAGTGCCACTTCAATGGGAGCGATGTATTTCCTTATGCAAGGAACGCCATTTATTTATCAGGGGCAAGAAATTGGTATGACCAATGTTCAATACCCTTCTATTGAAGATTATGATGATGTAGCCGACAAAAATCGTTACCGTATTCAGCGAGAAGCAGGAGTAGCTCATGATGCTATTATGAAAGTAATTTGGGCTTCTTCTCGTGATAATAGCCGAACACCAATGCAGTGGAATGCCGATAATAACGCTGGCTTTTCTTCTGGAACACCGTGGTTGAAAGTAAATCCAAACTATACGGATATAAATGTTGAGAGGCAAGAAGCTGATGATCACTCAATTCTATCTTTCTATAAGAAGATGATTGAGCTGAAGAAAAACAATCTTGTTTTCACCTACGGAAACTATGATTTACTACTTGAAGATGATCCGCAAATTTATGCTTATACTAGAACAACAGCGGATGACAAAGTTCTTGTTCTCACAAATCTATCGATCGAGCCAGCTGTATTTGATTCGAATCTTACGTTGGAGATGCACCAACTGCTTTTGAACAACTATCCTGTTATTGAAGAAGTGAATGATTCTATTGTATTAAAGCCTTATGAGGCAAGAGTCTATCGTCTTTAG
- a CDS encoding HD-GYP domain-containing protein codes for MDGLSIGRKQECMEEVVQESAKLSLLGRGSGIEVMKQVVYEGTTFYLYPGNNPESFEFFYILEGELVCEELSITLKKDDYFFVKDLKEIVFFEAASEVSMIWMINESVFHLISQKVSLLLEVVSKVEEKDRYTFKHSVRVQNSSIKIGKKLNLLKDELDTLIVASVLHDVGKIKVPEEILNKTGGLTDEEYEIIKKHPADGAEMVKDSYYSDISTIIHQHHERLNGSGYPDGLKDEEITIGAKIIGVSDSYDAMTDDRSYRKAYTPEYAMNELKRLSGVLYDAEVVDALEAVLIEEGILNSN; via the coding sequence TTGGACGGCTTATCTATAGGGCGTAAGCAGGAGTGTATGGAAGAAGTTGTGCAAGAATCTGCCAAACTTAGTTTATTAGGTAGAGGTTCTGGTATTGAGGTTATGAAACAAGTGGTATATGAAGGAACCACTTTTTATCTATATCCAGGTAACAACCCCGAAAGTTTTGAATTCTTTTATATTTTAGAAGGTGAACTGGTATGTGAAGAACTATCCATTACTTTGAAAAAAGACGATTACTTTTTTGTGAAAGATCTCAAAGAAATCGTTTTTTTTGAAGCTGCTTCTGAAGTCTCGATGATTTGGATGATAAATGAGTCCGTTTTCCATTTAATTAGTCAAAAGGTATCATTACTTCTAGAAGTAGTTAGTAAGGTTGAAGAAAAGGATAGATACACTTTTAAACATAGTGTTAGAGTACAAAATAGTAGTATAAAAATAGGAAAAAAACTTAACCTTTTAAAAGATGAGTTAGATACCCTAATTGTCGCTTCAGTCCTCCACGACGTAGGTAAAATTAAAGTTCCTGAAGAAATTCTTAATAAGACGGGCGGTCTTACGGATGAGGAATATGAGATTATAAAAAAGCATCCAGCCGATGGTGCAGAGATGGTGAAAGACTCTTATTATTCTGATATTAGCACGATTATTCATCAGCACCACGAGCGCCTCAACGGTTCTGGTTACCCAGATGGTTTGAAGGATGAAGAGATCACGATTGGTGCCAAAATTATTGGTGTTAGTGATTCCTATGATGCGATGACGGACGACCGTTCATATCGAAAAGCCTATACACCTGAATATGCTATGAATGAATTAAAACGTCTTTCAGGCGTCTTATACGATGCTGAAGTGGTCGATGCTCTTGAAGCGGTTTTAATTGAAGAAGGCATTCTGAATAGCAACTAG